Below is a genomic region from Anoplopoma fimbria isolate UVic2021 breed Golden Eagle Sablefish chromosome 20, Afim_UVic_2022, whole genome shotgun sequence.
CTGAGCGTCTGGCGCCGCTCGTGGCCCATCAGACACACGGTGCTCTCGTTCACTACGTGGTGAAGAGTCAGCAGGCACTCGTACCGTTTGTGCTCCATCCCAGCAAAGTGGTTCTGCAGGTAGGCCTCCAGTTTCCTCTGTTGTTCTCCTATGTCAGAGAAGTCAATGAAGAAGCGCGAGCACATGTAGCGTTGCATGTGCTTCATGTCCGCCTCTGAGGAGGGCGTGAACCCTCgcaccagcaggtggcagtacTTCAACAAGCCGCCCCCTCGGATTTCTTCGGGGCTGCGTGTAGCTATGGTCCTCTGACACAGGTGGTCCATGGCCTCCTTGAAGTCCCCATACACACTCTCGCCGATCACAGTCGGGTGAAAGCTCTCGGACATGGGCGTCTCGGAGCAGCGGTCAAATAAGAGCAGGGAGTCGAGGCAAATCTGGAAAGAGTCCACGCTGAATTCAAACTGCCGCCGTAAAGAGTCCACAAATTTAAGCTCCACATTCTTGCCCGTGTTGTTGGACAGCGAGATGAGGCTCCAGCGGTCCGTGTCATTACAGACTTTCACCAGTTTCTGTACATAGGCCTCTTTGAGGGTCAGTGCGCTGATGCGTTCCCTAGAGACTCCGGCTGGCAAGAAGTCGAACAGGCAGTCCAGCACGACGTCCTTCACCAAACGGAAGGCCTGATCGTCCTTCAGCGACACCCTAAAGATCAGGTCGAGGTCCTTATAGCCCAGTCCAGTGTCCTGATGGAGAACATAGCTGGCAGCTGATCCGTTCAGCCTCACGTCTTTAACGCACACACCCCTCTCTTCCAGCCTCGCCCGCACCACCTGAACAGAGACaagacaaagacacagcatGTTATTAATGAAATACATGAATTTATACAGGTTTTCTTTTGGAGGAAAAAGGGAGTCAGAAAAATTGGAACACTCTGCCATTCTAGTTGCAAATAAGCTCGACATGGGCCTAGTGGAAATCGATAACTTATAAAGGCAAGATCAATATTGCTGCTTACATAAATCCATTTAATCACCATCAGCCTCAGTCTGAATTAAACCTAAAGAGCCTAAACAAAGAACAGCTGAACTGCTGAGTTTGTGCTCCAGGTCCATCTCTCACTGGGTCAgattgtcttatcttatcagaAACACAGTGATAAGATGTATAATCCTGAACTGCAACCAAAAGTGAGTGAGCACCAGAGGCAGGACCAGTGATGTCCAACATAATAAAGTCTTTAAGCTCAACGTCACAACCTCAGGTCATTAAGGGTCAGTGGTTATTCCCTTCCTCTGTCCCAGTGACCTGTGAGATGTTTAAACTGTCTCGCCTACATATTAGAAGAGGATGATCTATAGCTGGATATGGTGTCACTGCTAGCAGTCACAAAGAGGATATATGTCAACATATTCAGTTTAGTTACCTAAAGGGAAATTATACTATaactaaaaatacattattgttCTCAACTTTTGGAAGCGGGCAAAGTGTTCAGTGGAAACTTAGATCTGAATCACACATACTTgcacagcctttgggagcaatttAGGGTTCATTATCTTGACCAAGGACACTTCGGCACGCGGACTGGAGGAGCCAAAGATCGAACCACCGATCTACCGGTtaaaggacgacccgctctaacTCTGACCAACAGAACTACAGCTTCCATGTGACGTCGGAAAAGCCATTTATgggttttgttatatttattcagtGTTCACACTAAAACAAATGCCTGACAGACTGCACCCGTAAGCTACACttcaaataataatttgcatACTGTTTGCAAttgtgtaaaacctgaagtaaAAATGAATTGTCACACACAATCTAAATCTCCCCACTAGCACCGACCTGTCAGATTAGTGTCTGTTAACTCTCTCTACCATGGTGATCAGATAACAAGCTGGCTCTATTTATACCAACTGGGTCAGGCTAcggacaaacaaacacttaaagGCCACAGGAGTGTGTGCGGATAAGATCATAATTGCATAACTTGGCAGTTATTGCATTCTAACCATTCATCCATAAAGTGGTTTAGATGAGGTTCAAATTTCAATCAGAAGCATTGATAACGTGGTGTTTATGGGCTTCTGTGGTCGGTCAGCACAGTCAGAGCTAAATTCAAGGTTTGGCCTACATTTGACTACTTTCCTCCCTCTGGCCTCTAACTACAGGGAGTCGTACATACTTGACTACAAGTGAGTGGTTACTGTTACTCTTACAAATCTGGCTAAGTGTTACTCActtcttgagaaaaaaaaatataaattaataaaagttaacAGGGAATAAGTGCATGTAGTTGAGTGGTATAGAGTGTCTCACTCAAGAGCTGTGAAGCATTTGAGAACAGAGAGTTGTTATCTTCGATCTACAGTTACAGCCCTGTAACGTCTTGGACTCTAGAACTTCATGATGCTGCAGTTGATGTTATAGCGGCCATGTTTATCCCTCTAGCCCTGCAGTGGGACAAAGGTCCACACTCACAGAAATGCCTTTTATGATGCATAACAGAAAAGgcataaatgtacatttattctAAATAGCTTTGTTTTAGGTTGTCATGACAGGAGATTCACTGTTGATCAATGTTCagccaaacacaaaaaaacataaacatttcagAATTTCAGATTGGAGCAAAATAAGATGGTATGGGGTTTCCACAAATCCAGGAGAAAGAGAGTCCCCACATTCGAGGCTCAAACCTGCATTTAAGGCTCTAGCACACTCAAGCATTCATCTTTTCACAACCACAAGCATGAAGCTCTGGGATGCACATGCATGTTTAGCTCGTCTTGAATATGTCAATGTGTAAAtgaaatgggggaaaaaaaggattcttCAACACATCACCCGACTTGACTTAGGAAGCCTCTATATATTAATTCTGAAATTCTATCATGgcatttattttgcaattaaTGCAAAGCCAACTTTCAAGAGACACACCAGGAGAAGTGAAATGTGATTCCAGCCATAATGTAGAAGTGGCTGGAAATGTGGAGGGACCTTGGCACGTTTCCattacaaacattttaagtCAAACCAGGGGAGTTGCAACTCCTCAGTGTTCCCAGTCTGTTATTTGACAAATTAGAATGAAGAATACCTTTATTTAGTGTCATCAAGAAATACAGAAGACTCAAAGTTTGCcttcaaatattttttgaaagaagGATTACTGAAGGAATACATtgcagagaaacagataaaAGGAAGCTATAATGTGTCATGATGTGCAGTATAAGGGAGGATCCAAATAACCTATAGGTTGTAGGTTCAATCCTGGGTTTGTCAGTGGTTCTCAAAGTGGGGCTTGGAGACCACCAGGGGTCCCAAAGAGAGTTCCAGACTTTAAATTATCACAGTGAGATAATATGTAAGAGTGACTGAGTCAGCTGTAgccaattcaatttaaaatgtatgcacATGTAGAAGTATAAAAAAGGCTCAAACTTATATCTGCAACAAATAACTTGACTTTAAATGTGTGGGTTGCTTACCTGGACGATCTGCCGAGGTTGCACAGACAGAGTGGGGAAGTTTCCTCGGCCGTGGATGGGGACAGCCTCCCCCAGGATCGAGTCCAAACGCTGCACCTGATCCCAAGACAACACGCAGAACCGCCGACTCTGATCCGACGCATCACCGCAAGACATGGTGATTTGAAttaggagaaaagaaaagaaaacctgcaGAATGTGAATCAGCAGCTAAGCTCTTCTCTCTTCAATGCAAGTGAGATATTCCCTAGGATgtgtgaggtgaggtgaggtgaggagGTCCGGTTGGCAACGTTGAAGAAGTAGAAAAAGTGAGTCAGAGGTGCTGGAGCTGCCTTTCTACCGGTGTGTGCGGCTACAATCCGGTCAGCCTGCAGAGAAGCGATTCATGAGGGTTTAAAGCGTCTCCATCAGCATgagggctgtgattggctgctgtgTTTGGTCATTGATTATGGGACGACCCAGTCTGCAAGGAAACACCCTCCATGTGACGCACTTCAGCGTTTCCTCCCCTCTGCTCTGTTGCACCATGCATGCTGACAGGGTTTTCCCTCAGACATTCATTATAGTCAAATTAGTTGATCATAATTTGGTAATTAAGCTCATAAGTAAATAGGATTACAGCTGTCC
It encodes:
- the tent5ba gene encoding terminal nucleotidyltransferase 5ba is translated as MSCGDASDQSRRFCVLSWDQVQRLDSILGEAVPIHGRGNFPTLSVQPRQIVQVVRARLEERGVCVKDVRLNGSAASYVLHQDTGLGYKDLDLIFRVSLKDDQAFRLVKDVVLDCLFDFLPAGVSRERISALTLKEAYVQKLVKVCNDTDRWSLISLSNNTGKNVELKFVDSLRRQFEFSVDSFQICLDSLLLFDRCSETPMSESFHPTVIGESVYGDFKEAMDHLCQRTIATRSPEEIRGGGLLKYCHLLVRGFTPSSEADMKHMQRYMCSRFFIDFSDIGEQQRKLEAYLQNHFAGMEHKRYECLLTLHHVVNESTVCLMGHERRQTLSLISMLALKVLAEQNAIPTVTNVTCYYQPAPYVQDINFSNYYIAHVQPPQLSPCSNSHQTWLPCS